ATCAATTTACTAAAAGCAGGACCGGCTGCCGCGCGTTTTTCTCCTGAAGCTGGTTTGTGAGGATAAATGACTTGAATGGCTAATACTTTCCCAGTCGCATCAACGATTGCCATTTTACATCCCGTACGATAAGCTGGGTCAAACCCTAAAACAACTTTCCCCTTCAATGGTGGTTGTAATAACAAATTACGTAAGTTCTCACCAAAAATATTGATTGCTTGTTCATCTGCTTTTTCAGTGAGTTCATTGCGGATTTCACGTTCGATTGCAGGACCGATGAATCGCTTGTAGCTGTCTAAATAAGCTGTTTCAACATATGCTGCAGTCGGTGATTGCTTATTTGCACCAATCAGTTGTCTTTCTAAATAAGAAGCAATTTTTTCCTCTTCTACTAATAATGCTACTTTTAAAATATCTTCTTTTTCCCCACGATTTGTAGCTAGTACTCTATGAGAAACCATCTTACTTACCGGTTCTGAAAAATCATAATACATTTCATAAACAGATTTCTCGTCTTTCTCTTGATCTTTGACCGTGCTGACGTATTGACCGTGTTTAAAGGTAAAATCACGAATCCATGTACGAAACTTCGGTTCATCAGATACTCGTTCAGCGATGATTTCATGAGCACCAAGCAATGCAGTCTCAGCTGAATCAACTTCTTTTTCAGTATCAATATAGTTTTCCGCTTCTGTCGTTACATTAGCTTGAACGGGGAAACTCATCAGCCAATCCGCTAATGGTTCTAATCCTTTTTCTTTGGCAATTGTCGCTTTCGTGCGACGTTTTTGTTTATAAGGGCGGTATAAATCTTCTACTTGCTGCATCTTCGCTGCTTTTTGAATGGATTTAGACAATTCTTCTGTCAATTTCCCTTGTTCTTCAATCAGGCGTAGAACTTCTTCTTTACGCTTTTCTAGATTACCTAAATAAGTATAGCGTTCTTCGATTTCACGAATTTGTACTTCATCTAAACTGCCTGTCATCTCTTTACGGTAACGAGCAATAAAAGGAACAGTGTTGCCTTCACTTAATAAAGTCAGCACTGTCGTTAGTTGTTTTGGACGATATTCTGTCAATTCTTTCTGAAGTAAATCAACTACTTCTTGGTTATAAGCTTCTGCCATATTTACATACCTCTTTTCATTAACATACCGTTTCATTTTAGCATATTTTCTACTTGAAATATAGGCAGAGCCAAAAGCTTAAAAAAGACCATACTCATTGACGACCAAAAGAGTCGCTTAAAAATCAGGTTGCCAGGGTCCCTTTAAATTTTGATACTCAATATCTTGTACAATTCCTTTTTGATCAAAAATCACACCGTGAACGGAACCGCCAAAAACTGCGCCACCATCAATGCCTATCTTGTTATCAGAAAGCCATAAGTCAGTTGTTTCCATATCTCCATGTAGCATGGGTGTAATCGTATGACCAAAAACGATTTTTTTCCCTGTATTGTTTTTTCCTTGATGAAATGCGTCCCTGATCCAAATAAAATCATGTGGACTCGTTTCATGCCAATCTTTTTTGCTCAGGTCAACACCAGCATGAACAAAAATGTAGTTGCCCCATTCATAATACAGCGGTCGCTCCATCAAAAAATCGATCAATTCTTTGTAGCGACTGCGAATCATCATACTGATTTCTGTGGGAGAGTATTCTTCTGTAGCTCCTGAATGTAGTAAACTTTCCATCGTTTCTTTGCCACCATTGCGTATATAACTAGTAAACCAATCTTCAGGCTTATTTAAAAACTGCAAGAAATACTCTTCATGGTTCCCTCTAAGATAAACAGCTCCGTACTTTTCAACTAATTCTTTGCCAAGGAAGAAACTCTCTTTTGTCTTAGGACCACGATCATTTAAATCACCGATCAAAACCAACTGATGTATCGTTGGATCATAATAGTGGATCAATGCTTTAAACAACTCATATTCTCCATGAATATCACTGATTGCGTACACAAATTTTTTCATTGGTTTCGCTCCTTTCAAGCCATCTTTTTCTCTTAGTATAACGTAAAATGAAGCAGATGATTCAGATTATCCACTGCAACACTGGCGAAATTTAACAATCTTAAAGAATCAGAAATTAATCTTAGACTTTTCATAAAAAAGAGAGTAAACTTACATAAATGACACTATGTCATAAAAATAGCAGAAAAGAGTTGAAATGTATGAAGAAGAAAACTATTTTCGGTATTCTAGCAGTCTTGGTAACTGCAATCGCAATTTTCTTGATTGTTCAAGGAAATTCAAGTAAATCTAAAGCTGTTACGGTGCGAACAGATGAGGTAAAAAAAGAGACCATCGTCGAAAAACTTTCCACATCTGGTACTTTGATCCCAAATCAAACTCAATCGCTTATGGGTACGGGAACTGTCGTTGACGTGAATGTCAAAGTTGGTGATAAAGTAGAAAAAGACAACGTTTTAGCGACTTATGACAATGGGTTACAATTAATTGCTAGTTTTGCAGGAACGATCACTCAAGTCAATATCAAAGCAAAACAAGCTGACACAAATGCACAACAAGGGAAACCTGCGATTCAATTAGATGATCTTTCCACACTAAAAGTTCAATTAGAATTATCTAATTCTGAAGCATCCGCTGTTGCAATCAACCAAAAAACAGAAATCTCAAGTGGTAATCAAAAATTCCCTGGTAAAGTCTCAGAAAAAGAGCCCGTTGCAAAAAGTGCGCAATCAGCAACAGGAACGACGGCAAGTTTAGGCGCGATCGTAACGTTTGATCAAGCACCAGATAACCTATTTGCAGGATTTGATGTGGATGTAGACATTAAAACAAATACAGCAGAAAATGCATTAGCTCTACCAATCGAAGCTTTAACTTACAATGATAAAAACGAAGCAATTGTTTATGTGGTAAACGATGGTAAAGCAAAAGAAACCAAAATTGAGATTGGCATTCAATCTGATAAAATGATCGAAGTTAAAAATGGACTAAAAGAAGGCGATACGGTCATTCTTTCGCCAAATTCTGATGTTAAAAACAATGCTGAAGTAACCAAAGGATAGAAGGTGAAACGATTGATCGACTTAAAAGATGTAGTAAAAATCTACCGTACTGGTGGAGAAGAGTTAATGGCTTTAAAGCATGTCTCCTTGCATATTGCTGAAGGAGAATTCACTT
This sequence is a window from Enterococcus sp. 7F3_DIV0205. Protein-coding genes within it:
- a CDS encoding metallophosphoesterase, yielding MKKFVYAISDIHGEYELFKALIHYYDPTIHQLVLIGDLNDRGPKTKESFFLGKELVEKYGAVYLRGNHEEYFLQFLNKPEDWFTSYIRNGGKETMESLLHSGATEEYSPTEISMMIRSRYKELIDFLMERPLYYEWGNYIFVHAGVDLSKKDWHETSPHDFIWIRDAFHQGKNNTGKKIVFGHTITPMLHGDMETTDLWLSDNKIGIDGGAVFGGSVHGVIFDQKGIVQDIEYQNLKGPWQPDF
- a CDS encoding efflux RND transporter periplasmic adaptor subunit, whose translation is MKKKTIFGILAVLVTAIAIFLIVQGNSSKSKAVTVRTDEVKKETIVEKLSTSGTLIPNQTQSLMGTGTVVDVNVKVGDKVEKDNVLATYDNGLQLIASFAGTITQVNIKAKQADTNAQQGKPAIQLDDLSTLKVQLELSNSEASAVAINQKTEISSGNQKFPGKVSEKEPVAKSAQSATGTTASLGAIVTFDQAPDNLFAGFDVDVDIKTNTAENALALPIEALTYNDKNEAIVYVVNDGKAKETKIEIGIQSDKMIEVKNGLKEGDTVILSPNSDVKNNAEVTKG
- a CDS encoding Tex family protein; protein product: MAEAYNQEVVDLLQKELTEYRPKQLTTVLTLLSEGNTVPFIARYRKEMTGSLDEVQIREIEERYTYLGNLEKRKEEVLRLIEEQGKLTEELSKSIQKAAKMQQVEDLYRPYKQKRRTKATIAKEKGLEPLADWLMSFPVQANVTTEAENYIDTEKEVDSAETALLGAHEIIAERVSDEPKFRTWIRDFTFKHGQYVSTVKDQEKDEKSVYEMYYDFSEPVSKMVSHRVLATNRGEKEDILKVALLVEEEKIASYLERQLIGANKQSPTAAYVETAYLDSYKRFIGPAIEREIRNELTEKADEQAINIFGENLRNLLLQPPLKGKVVLGFDPAYRTGCKMAIVDATGKVLAIQVIYPHKPASGEKRAAAGPAFSKLIEEYQVEMVAIGNGTASRESELFVAEQLKQIKRDVFYVIVNEAGASVYSASDVARTEFPDLQVEERSAVSIARRLQDPLAELVKIDPKAVGVGQYQHDVAQKRLAEQLDFVVETAVNQVGVNVNTASPQLLQHISGLNKTTAQNLMAYRDENGAFTARNQVKKVPRLGPKAYEQAIGFLRIPNGKNILDNTGIHPESYDVAKAILEKANVKLAELGTSESAQQIKGLSLAQLEAELAVGSETLKDIIAALVQPGRDMRDEMPAPLLRKDVLSMEDLKSGMELQGTVRNVIDFGAFVDIGVKQDGLVHISKLSTKFVKHPTDIVAVGDVVTVWVEDVDTKKGRISLTMLPQAERKD